DNA from Gottschalkia purinilytica:
TTAGTATTTTAAAATTGTGACAAATTACTTCTATACTTTTTTATCTTGCTTTGCATTAATTTTCATTTCAGCTTTACTCCAATCATTCAACAGATCATTTAGCCTTACAGATCCAGTATTATTTCAGGTATTCTGGCCTAATTTCTACTTATTCTTTGCTTACATTGTTTTCCCAATATTAGTTCTACAATCACTAGCTATAAAAAATAACATGCACACCTACCGTTTTGCAGGAGTTACAAGTGAAGCAATACCACTACCAGGTGGTGGTCATAAGTACGCTCTATTGACTAACACTGATTTTTTATAGATCATCATGAACTGGGAGCTGAGACTGGTCCAGCTATTAATGTAGGAAATGGTGAACACATTCATTTTGTTAAAGCTAGAACGACTATAGATGATGATCACTTTCATGAAGTTGTATTTGCAACCTTAATTGAAGATCCTATATCTTAGATCATTTTGGCAATTTGTCTTATGCTTATTAGATAAGGCAACTTGCCGTTTACTTAGCTACTTAATTACTCAGTTATACACATTTCTTCGTTTTATTTTATTTTCTAATACTTTCTTTTAAAAAATGGAAGTTCTTAATTTAAATAATATGAAAACTAAACGTAGAGGAACGTGGACTATTAAAACTGTAGTATATATTATAAAAAATAAAGAAGACCAGAGAATTAACTTTGGTCTAAATAATTTGCTTATATATTATTGTAGCAATAGTGATGTCTACATCTTAATATAAATATTAATTTTTTATGTAGATTTTTTATTTTTCAATGTTAACATGCTTCTTATTTCTTATTATGATACTTATTATTAAAAATATTCCTAATACAGTTAAAGCTGGTATTGCAAATGCATCAAGATTATTAGCTATCCTGTATTTAGGTTCTATTCCAATATCACGAAGTCCCATATAGTCTAATCCTATAGTAAAAAAACCTAAATTATAGACTCCGTGCATTGCACATACTCCCCAAAGACTTTCATCCCACAATGCATATAATGCAAACACTATTGTTGATATTAGAAGAAATACAAAGTAAATTTTTGTAGCACCTTCTATAAATATGTGGGAAGCTATGAATAAAAATGCCTGTAATACTACTCCTATAATAATACCATAATTCTTACCTAATATAGGCATTAGAAATCCTCTAAACTGAATTTCTTCAGCTGATCCTTGGAAAAGATACGAGACGAAATACATAGGTAGAACTAACAATAAGTTACTGATATTTATATACTTATGTCCCTTAGCAACTTCTACCATATTAAATTTAATAGATAGAAAAATAGCCGAAGCTATAATTATAGTACCAATAATAAATCCTCTAATGAATTTAAATAAAGCTTGTTTTTTTTCAAATCCTATTGTAATTAATGAACGGTTTTCATATTTTTTAATCCATATAAATAGTATTACAATAGGAAGCCCGAAACCTACAACTGATGCTATCATAGATCCAATAGCAGATGATATTGTTCCGAACTTTATATGATTAATTCTAGTAGTGTATATTGCTAAAAATCCTCCTAAGACTTGAGTTAATCCACTTATAGCATATAATCCTATGTATATCATTATGGCTAGTAATGGTTTGGTTGTTCTCTCTCCTGTTTCAATTAGTTTAATAAGTCTATTTTTAAAATTATTTATATCTTTCGCCATATCTAGTTATACCTCCTAGCTTAGTTATCTCATAATGTAAATTTACCCAAATAATATAATTTTTATTTCAAATAAGTGTGTAGTAGATAAAGATATGCAGTTATACTTACCTATTTTATATATTTAAATACATATATAGTTTAAACATATTACTCTTGGATTTATACAATATAGATTTATACTTTAAAATTTGTTATAAGCTTAGAAGTTATTTTAAAAACAAAAAAGAGCCCTTAGGCTCCTCTATTAGTATATTCATAAAATTATATTTAATCTCTACGTGCAAAAAACTTTAATATAATCAAGAATAAATTAATAAAATCTAAATATAGTGATAATGCTCCAACTATTGCATTTTTTTGTTCTATATCTTCATTAACAAACCCTGTATTACATATAGTTTTAAGTTTCTGTGTATCATACGAAATAAGTCCTATAAAGATTAGAATTCCTGCATAAGATATAATCCAATATATCATTTGACTTTTCATAAATACATTTATTAAGGAAGCTAGGATTAATCCTATAAGCCCCATTAAGCAAATGCTTCCTACATTAGTTAAATCATTTTTAGTAACATAACCGTATACACTCATTATAACAAATGTTCCTGCTGTTATAAAAAATGCTACTGCTATAGATTTGTATGTAAACATAAAAAAAATCGAAGATAAAGTTAGTCCATTTATCATTGAATAGATAATAAATACTATTGTAGCTGTAGAAACAGACATTTTATCAATTCTTCTAGATAAAAATGCAACTAATGCTAATTCACTAAATATCAATCCATCTGTCTTTTTAAATTTGAATATGAATTATGTCATTATTTAAAATTTATTTCAATAATATAAAATACCTATTTTGTATTATGTATTTTAAAGCTTTTTGCATTAATTTTTTAAATTTTGAATAACTGATAATACATCATCTAGAATTTCTTTAATATTTCTATTTGCATCTATAACATAGTCTGTTTTTACTAAATTGAAAAGTTTCTTATCTTTTTCTATTCTTT
Protein-coding regions in this window:
- a CDS encoding YmaF family protein; its protein translation is MGAETGPAINVGNGEHIHFVKARTTIDDDHFHEVVFATLIEDPIS
- a CDS encoding CPBP family intramembrane glutamic endopeptidase, which codes for MAKDINNFKNRLIKLIETGERTTKPLLAIMIYIGLYAISGLTQVLGGFLAIYTTRINHIKFGTISSAIGSMIASVVGFGLPIVILFIWIKKYENRSLITIGFEKKQALFKFIRGFIIGTIIIASAIFLSIKFNMVEVAKGHKYINISNLLLVLPMYFVSYLFQGSAEEIQFRGFLMPILGKNYGIIIGVVLQAFLFIASHIFIEGATKIYFVFLLISTIVFALYALWDESLWGVCAMHGVYNLGFFTIGLDYMGLRDIGIEPKYRIANNLDAFAIPALTVLGIFLIISIIIRNKKHVNIEK
- a CDS encoding Bax inhibitor-1/YccA family protein, translated to MIFSELALVAFLSRRIDKMSVSTATIVFIIYSMINGLTLSSIFFMFTYKSIAVAFFITAGTFVIMSVYGYVTKNDLTNVGSICLMGLIGLILASLINVFMKSQMIYWIISYAGILIFIGLISYDTQKLKTICNTGFVNEDIEQKNAIVGALSLYLDFINLFLIILKFFARRD